The segment GAAGTCTCCCATCCTCTATAGGTGGGAGATGAATTTCTATTGTCTGCCATAGAATAATATGTCATAATAAATATAGCGGATTTTATCATTAGAAAGCCAAGGTGAGAAAAGATGATGATATGTCAGCATTTTCTCCTAGAGCCAACAAAAGAGCAGGAAGAAAAACTGTTTTATACGCTGTATTTGTGCCGCAAGTTATACAACTATTCATTGGAACAGAGGATAAAACATTACAAAGAATACGGCAAAGGACTCACATACGAAGATCAGCAGAACATGCTTCCAGAATACAAGAAAGAACATCCGGAATACAAAGAAGTACATTCGCAGATACTGCAGGATGTATTGAGAAGGTTGGACAGAGCATATAAAAACTTCTTCGAAGGACGAGCAAATTATCCCAAATTCAAAGACAAATATCACTACACATCGATAACACTTCCTCAATGCGAAGCAAAAAGAAATTTCAGTAAAGAAGGATATGTGTATATAAAAAATATAGGGCATATAAAAATAAAAGCACACAGAGACTTTGATCCGGGAAAGGTAAAAACAATAAACATAAAATACCATGCAGGAAAGTGGTATATAAACCTGTCAATCGAAATAGATGTAGGAGAAAAAGAGAAAGCATCCACAGGAGAAAAAGCGATAGGGATAGATAAAGGGATAAATTCGATAGCAGCGACATCAGAAGGAGAATTGTACTCAAACCCGAGATGGCTGCAGAAAGCAGAAAAGAGACTAAAAAGACTGCAAAGGCAGTTGTCAAGGAAAAAGAAAGGGAGCAAAAATAGAGAAAAGCAAAAGAAAAGACTGGCAAAACTCCATGAAAAAGTAGCAAATCAGAGAAGGGACTATCTGCACAAGATAAGCTATAACATAGTAAAAAACAATGACATCATATGCGTTGAGGATTTGCAAGTGAAAAGTATGATGAAAAATCATAAA is part of the Caldanaerobius fijiensis DSM 17918 genome and harbors:
- a CDS encoding RNA-guided endonuclease InsQ/TnpB family protein, which gives rise to MMICQHFLLEPTKEQEEKLFYTLYLCRKLYNYSLEQRIKHYKEYGKGLTYEDQQNMLPEYKKEHPEYKEVHSQILQDVLRRLDRAYKNFFEGRANYPKFKDKYHYTSITLPQCEAKRNFSKEGYVYIKNIGHIKIKAHRDFDPGKVKTINIKYHAGKWYINLSIEIDVGEKEKASTGEKAIGIDKGINSIAATSEGELYSNPRWLQKAEKRLKRLQRQLSRKKKGSKNREKQKKRLAKLHEKVANQRRDYLHKISYNIVKNNDIICVEDLQVKSMMKNHK